The Bacillus carboniphilus genome segment AGCAGGGGCAGCAGAGCTACTCATGAGTGCTCTAGCCCCAGCTGAGTTATGGCAAGAATCTGGAAGATGGTATTCCTATGGACCAGAACTAATGAGATTACAGGACCGACATGAAAGAGACTTTGCTCTAGGGGCTACCCATGAGGAAATGATTACATCTCTAGTTCGTGATGAAATCAAGTCATATAAACGATTACCGTTAAACGTTTATCAAATTCAAACAAAGTTTCGTGATGAAAAACGTCCTCGTTTTGGACTTCTTCGTGGAAGAGAGTTTTTAATGAAGGACGCCTACTCATTCCACGCTGACTCTAAAAGCTTAGACGACACATATGAAGATATGAAGGCTGCCTATTCAGCCATCTTTTCTCGTTGCGGCTTAAATTTCAGAGCCGTTTTAGCAGATAGTGGTGCAATCGGTGGGAAGGATAACCATGAATTTATGGTTCTTTCTGAAATCGGAGAAGATACCATCGCGTACTCTGATGCAAGTGATTTTGCAGCAAATATTGAAATGGCACCAGTTCTTGCAACTTATGAAAAGAGTAGTGAGACTCCATCAGAGCTTGAGAAAAAAGAAACACCAAACCAAAAGACAATTGAAGACATTACTCAGTTCTTCGGTACAGAAGCTTCTAACTGTATAAAATCTCTTTTATTTAAGGCAGAAGAGGACTATGTTTTAGTTCTAGTTCGTGGAGACCATGAAGTAAACGATGTAAAATTGAAAAACATCCTTGATGTAGATGAAGTCGTTTTAACTACTCCAGAAGAGACAAAAGAAGTACTAGGTTGTACAATAGGATCGCTTGGACCTGTAGGTGTGGAAAACGTAAAAGTAATTGCTGATCATGCTGTTGAGTATGTGGTTAATGGAGTTTGTGGCGCGAATGAAGAGGGCTTCCACTATGTGAATGTTAATCCAGGACGTGACTTTGAAGTAGAACGTTATGAGGACATTCGCTTAGTTCAAGAGGGGGACCCTTCACCAGACGGGAACGGAACCATTCAATTTGCTAAGGGTATCGAAGTAGGGCATGTATTCAAGCTTGGTACTAAATACAGTGAAGCTATGAATGCTACTTTCCTCGATGAAAATGGAAAGGCTCAAACGATGATTATGGGTTGCTATGGAATCGGTGTATCGCGACTTGTGGCAGCCGTTGCTGAACAATTCTCTGATGAAAAAGGTTTGCTCTGGCCAGATTCAGTTGCTCCATATCAAGTTCATTTAATTGCAGTAAATCCTAAGGATGAAGCGCAAAGAACCCTATCTGATCAATTGTATAAAGAACTTCAAAGTAAAGGGTATGAGGTCTTATACGATGACAGACAAGAAAGACCAGGTGTGAAATTTGCTGAATCTGACCTAATCGGAATTCCAGTACGATTAACAGTAGGAAAGAAAGCGAATGAAGGAATTCTAGAATGGAAAGAGCGCAAAGATGGTGAAATGAAAGAAGTCACGGTCGATGCGTTAATGGAAGAATTGCAAACCCGTTTTCAAAAATAATGAAACAAAGAAGTCAGTGAAAAAACTGGCTTCTTTTTTACTTTTACCAAAGAAAACTTCACGAATCCTGTGGTATAATGTCGAAAGTATATAGGAAGTTGGGGGGGAGAAAAGTGGACGAACAGCAAGAATTAGAACGAGTGCAAAGACAATCGTTTCGAACCTTACTCGAACAATTAAAAATGACAGATGAAACCAGTGCTCGACTATTCGAAGACGCTAAAATAATCGAAGTGGGAATCTATCGGTCTACGAGAAGGTGGCATTTTGATCTATATTTTAAATCAGTCGTACCAAGTGAATTATTTCAAATCTTTGTATCACGATTAAAAAGTGCCTTTTCACATGTAGTGGCCTCTACCACTTTTACCATTACAACGGATGAACAATCAGTTGACCCTGAAAAGGTCGTATCCTATTGGAGTATTGTCCTACAAGAAATCGATGGAATCTCACCACCCATCCTTAGAAGATTAAATGAACAGCTGCCAGAAGCAAAAGGTAGTAAAGTGTTAGTTTCTATCCCAAACGAGACAGAACTACAAGCAATCAAACGGAAATATGGTGAATTGATACAAAAAGTATATAGCGAATTTGGATTTCCATCGTTCACTTTAGATTTTCAATTAAAAGAACCAGATAATAAACAAGAAGAGTATGAAAGATTTTTACAAGAAAAGCAGAAGGAAGACCAGGAAAGAGCGCTGCAAGCTTTACAGGAACAACAAAAACAAGCCGAGCAAGCAAGCGAAGAACAACTACCTTCTGGCCCTATCACCATTGGCTACAATATCAAAAATGATGAAGAAATCAGAAATATGGTGGACATCATTGAAGAAGAGCGCCGAATTGCTGTGGAAGGGTTTATTTTTGATGCTGAAACTAAAGAGCTTAAAAGTGGTCGTACGTTACTAACTTTTAAAATCACTGACTACACAAGCTCGATCATGGTTAAAATGTTTTCACGAGACAAAGAGGACGCCAAGATCCTCGAGCAAGTGAAAAAAGGCATGTGGGCACGTGTCAGAGGAAGCATTCAAAATGACACATTTGTACGCGACCTTGTCATGATTGCCAATGACTTTAATGAAATTGCAACTCCTACACGCTTGGATACAGCGCCTGAGGACGAGAAAAGGGTAGAGCTTCATGCTCACTCGCCTATGAGTCAAATGGATGCCGTTTCGAGTATTTCTTCACTTGTAGCACAAGCTAGTAAATGGGGGCATAAGGCGATTGCCTTAACAGACCATTCAGTAGCCCAATCTTTCCCAGAAGCCTATGGTGCTTCCAAGAAACATGGCATTAAGATGATTTATGGATTAGAAGCCAATATTGTAGATGACGGAGTTCCGATTGCATATAATCCGGCTCATCGTTCATTAGCAGACGATACTTATATTGTTTTTGACGTAGAAACAACGGGGCTATCTGCTGTTTACGACACCATTATTGAACTTGCGGCAGTCAAGATGAGAGATGGAGAAATCATTGATCGTTTTGAATCGTTTGCTGACCCCCATCATCCACTTTCGGCTACAACGATTGAGTTGACAGGGATTACGGATGACATGGTTCGAGGTGCTCCTGAACCTGGGGAAGTTTTAGAGAAATTCAAGGAATGGGCTGGAGATGACATTCTGGTTGCTCACAATGCCTCCTTTGATATGGGATTTTTAAATACAGGTTATAAAAAAATGGGGTATGGTAACTCTCCGAATCCGGTCATCGATACTCTCGAATTAGCTAGATTTTTATATCCTGAAATGAAGAATCATAGATTGAATACATTAGCGAAGAAGTTTGATGTAGAGCTCACTCAACATCACAGAGCGATATATGATGCTGAAGCGACTGGGTATTTGCTTGCTAAAATGTTGAAGGATGCACAGGAAAAAGGAATTGAATATCATGAC includes the following:
- a CDS encoding proline--tRNA ligase → MKQSMSLIPTLKETPADAEIKSHIFLLRAGFMRQSASGIYSFLPLGKRVLAKIENIVREEMDKAGAAELLMSALAPAELWQESGRWYSYGPELMRLQDRHERDFALGATHEEMITSLVRDEIKSYKRLPLNVYQIQTKFRDEKRPRFGLLRGREFLMKDAYSFHADSKSLDDTYEDMKAAYSAIFSRCGLNFRAVLADSGAIGGKDNHEFMVLSEIGEDTIAYSDASDFAANIEMAPVLATYEKSSETPSELEKKETPNQKTIEDITQFFGTEASNCIKSLLFKAEEDYVLVLVRGDHEVNDVKLKNILDVDEVVLTTPEETKEVLGCTIGSLGPVGVENVKVIADHAVEYVVNGVCGANEEGFHYVNVNPGRDFEVERYEDIRLVQEGDPSPDGNGTIQFAKGIEVGHVFKLGTKYSEAMNATFLDENGKAQTMIMGCYGIGVSRLVAAVAEQFSDEKGLLWPDSVAPYQVHLIAVNPKDEAQRTLSDQLYKELQSKGYEVLYDDRQERPGVKFAESDLIGIPVRLTVGKKANEGILEWKERKDGEMKEVTVDALMEELQTRFQK